The Gemmatimonadaceae bacterium DNA window GTGTCGCCGCTGCACGGCATGTCCGAGGAGCTCTTCTCCGCGCACATGCTGCAGCACGAGCTGTTGATGGCGCTTGCCGCGCCGTTGCTTGTGCTTGGCCGGCCGGGCCCGGTATTGTTGTGGGCGTTCGATCGGCCGTCGCGCTTGCGCGTGGCGAGCGTGATTCGCGCGAGCGCCGTGCGCAAGTCGTGGCACTGGGCGACGCGGCCGTTCGATGCGTGGCTCATTCACGCGATTGCCATTTGGGCGTGGCACATTCCGTTGTTGTTTCAATCGACGCTTCACAGCGAGGCCGCGCACGCGCTTCAACATGCATCGTTTCTCGGAAGCGCCCTGCTCTTCTGGTGGAGCATCATGCACGGGTTGCGACGTGCCGAGCGTGGGATGGCGATCGTTTATCTGTTCACGACCGCAGTGCATACCGCGGTGCTCGGCGCGCTGATGACGTTCGCGCATTCACCGTGGTATCCCGAGTACGTGAGCGGTGCGGCGTCGTGGGGTTTGACGCCGATGGCCGATCAGCAGCTCGCCGGGTTGATCATGTGGGTGCCGGCGAGCGCGGCGTATCTCGTCGCGGCGCTCGCGGTGATGCGCGCGTGGCTGCGCGACTCGGAGTGGGCGGTCAGTGAGGCCGAACGGGTGAGCCCCTCGCTGTCATCCTGAGCCCCCTCGCTGTCATCCTGAGCGAAGCGAAGGACCCCTTTCCCGCGTGAACAAGATCTTCCAGATCGCGCTCGGCATCGTGACGAGCGTCGGCGGCTTTCTCGAGATCGGATCGATCGCCACCGCCGCGCAGGCCGGCGCGGGTTTCGGGTTTCAGCTCGCGTGGTCGATTCTCGTCGGCACGATCTGCATCGCGTTTCTCGTGGAGATGTCGGGCCGCTTCTCGGCGGTGAGCAAGCACACGATTCCCGATGCGATGCGCGAGCGCTTCGGCGTGCGATTCTTCGCCGTGCCGCTGCTCGTGATGCTGCTCGTGTCGATGCTGACGTTGGGCGCGGAAGTCGGCGGCGTCGCCGCCGCGCTCAAGCTCGCAACCGGAATTCCGCTGCCGGTGTGGGCCGTGCCCGTAGGACTGCTCGCGTGGTTCATCCTGTGGCGCATGACGTTCAGCTTCATCGAGAACGGCGTATCGCTGCTCGGGCTCGTGACGCTGGCGTTCGCCGTCGCCGCGTACAAGCTGCATCCGAGTTATGCGGCGCTCGGCAAGGGACTGTTGCCGACGCTGCCCACGCACGATGCATCGAAGTATTGGTTCGGGGCGGTGAGCGTGCTCGGCGCGTCGATCTCGCCCTATCTCTACTACTTCTATTCGTCGGGCGCGATCGAGGACAAGTGGGACGAGAGTTATGTCCCGGTGAACCGCGCGATCGCGGCGATCGGCATGGGGTTTGGCGGGTTCCTGTCGGTGGCGGTGCTCGTGCTCGCGGCGTTGATCTTCCATCCGCGGCACATCGACGTCCAGCAATACGAGCAATTGACCGGTCTGTTGACGCCGGTACTGGGCCGCCCCGGCTTCTGGTTGTTCGTGGCGTCGCTGGGCATTGCGTGCATCGGCGCGACGCTCGAGATCTCGCTGTCGCTGGCGTATCTCGTTGCGCAGGGGTTCGGGTGGCGATGGGGCGAGGACCTGAGCCCGCGGCGCGATGCGCGGTTCAGCCTGACGTACACCGCGATCGTGGCCATCGCCGTGTTGTTTCCGCTGCTCGGTCTGGATCCGCTCAAGCTGACGAACATCGCGATGGCGTTGACTGCCGCGTCGCTTCCCGTTGGCGTCTTTCCATTTTTGATATTAATGAACGACAAGACATATCTTGGAAAGCACACCAACGGCCCGATCGGCAACGGCGTCGTGCTCGTGGTGAGCTTGATGGCCGCGGTGCTGGCGATCGTCTCGATCCCGCTCGAGATCATCGGAGGCGGATGACCGATGCCCATTCGATTGATCGCCGACGTGTTGGACGAACAACTCGTGGATGTGCATGGCGAGAATGCCGGTCGCGTCGACGGCATCGTACTGGAGCTGCGCGATGGAAAGCCGCCGCGCGTCGCCTATTTGGAGGTCAGCCCGATCACGCTCCTGGGGCGATTCAGCCTGCGTCTCGCGCATTGGTATGCGCGCCACGATCGAAAGTTCGGTGAAGGACGTGGCGTGCCGTT harbors:
- a CDS encoding cytochrome c oxidase assembly protein, producing the protein MTTFPEWGLEPGIVIPVFVLGALYWRGLARVRLAAPRAVPGRGVASFVAGYVVLIVALVSPLHGMSEELFSAHMLQHELLMALAAPLLVLGRPGPVLLWAFDRPSRLRVASVIRASAVRKSWHWATRPFDAWLIHAIAIWAWHIPLLFQSTLHSEAAHALQHASFLGSALLFWWSIMHGLRRAERGMAIVYLFTTAVHTAVLGALMTFAHSPWYPEYVSGAASWGLTPMADQQLAGLIMWVPASAAYLVAALAVMRAWLRDSEWAVSEAERVSPSLSS
- a CDS encoding divalent metal cation transporter, which produces MNKIFQIALGIVTSVGGFLEIGSIATAAQAGAGFGFQLAWSILVGTICIAFLVEMSGRFSAVSKHTIPDAMRERFGVRFFAVPLLVMLLVSMLTLGAEVGGVAAALKLATGIPLPVWAVPVGLLAWFILWRMTFSFIENGVSLLGLVTLAFAVAAYKLHPSYAALGKGLLPTLPTHDASKYWFGAVSVLGASISPYLYYFYSSGAIEDKWDESYVPVNRAIAAIGMGFGGFLSVAVLVLAALIFHPRHIDVQQYEQLTGLLTPVLGRPGFWLFVASLGIACIGATLEISLSLAYLVAQGFGWRWGEDLSPRRDARFSLTYTAIVAIAVLFPLLGLDPLKLTNIAMALTAASLPVGVFPFLILMNDKTYLGKHTNGPIGNGVVLVVSLMAAVLAIVSIPLEIIGGG